A window of Carboxydocella sporoproducens DSM 16521 genomic DNA:
GAAAGGCGAAAGAAAAGCCGCAATCGCCAGGGCCAGGCCCAGTCCGCTCAGAATTTTGCCTTTCATGCTTCCCACCCCGCTTTCTCCTGTTCAACCTCATAGACCAGACGATTTTTAAAGACGAAGTTTACAGCCACAGCCGTGAGCATTCCTTCACCGATACCGATCAAGGCATGCCAGAAGGCCATCGCCGGTAAAACCTTGGCCAGAGGAATGGTGCCAGAGATAGCCAGCTCCAGAGAAGCCGCCACCGCTGCTGCCATAACCGAAACCCAGCCGGCCAGGAAATTGCTTACCCCGGCAGGCAAGCGCAATTTTTTCAAGCTGTTTTCCATCAACCAGGCAGTTCCGACGCCAATCACCGCCATGTTAAGGATATTAGCCCCCAGAGCTGTGATGCCACCATCCTGGAAAAACAGACTCTGGATGATTAAGACTGTTGCCAGAATTAAGCTGGCACTCCAGGGCCCCAGCAAGGAGGTAGCCAGAGCCGCCCCCAGCAAGTGTCCCGAAGTTCCGCCGGCCACCGGGAAATTGACCATCTGACCGGCAAAAATAAAGGCTGACATGATGCCCAGCACCGGGATTTGCCGCTCCTTGAGACTAGCCTGAGCCTGCTTGATGCTATACCCTAAAGCTCCGGTACTAATGGCCGCCGCCGGCACCCAAACGCCAGGGCTTAAAAAACCATCTGGAATATGCATTTCCCTCACCCTTTCTTTTAAAATAAAAACCACGGCAAAGCCCCTCTCCTTGCTGGAGAGACAGACCTCCGTGGTCATCGTTCCGTCAATATTATGCTTGTTGAAAATAACTCTGTCCAGTGATACCTCCATGGTATCTTGCAAAATTATTATACAACAACCCGGGCAAAATGACAAGAGGTTAGTTCGAAATTTTCTGCCAGAACTCTTCCTCTGATAAAACCGGTATACCCAGTGCCCGGGCCTTTTCCAGCTTGCTGCCCGGGTTTTCCCCTGCTACCACAAAAGAGGTTTTTTTGCTGACACTGCTGCTGGCCTTGCCGCCCAGCTGTTCTACCAGGGCTTCCGCTTCCTTTCTCCCCATCCGGCTTAAGGTACCGGTAATGACCACCGTCTGGCCGGCCAGAGGCAAATTGTCCACAGTAACCGGATCCGCATCTTCTTCCATCTTCACCCCGGCTGCTTTTAACTTATTCAGCAAATTGCGGTTATGTTCATCGGCAAAAAACTGGACAATGGCTTCCGCCATTTTCGGCCCAACTTCCGGGATCTGCTGCAATTCCTCCTGTGTAGCCGCTGCCAGCTTCTCCATGGAGCCAAAATGGCGGGCCAGGGTTTTAGCCGCTTTGGCCCCCACATGGCGAATGCCCAGGGCAAAGAGCAATGGCCCCAGGCCCCGTTCCTTGCTGGCTGCAATAGCTTGCAGCAGGTTTTGGGCGGATTTTTTGCCCATGCGCTCCAGTGGCAATAAATCCTCTTCTCGCAAATTATAGAGGTCGGCAGCATCCCGGATCAGGCCCGCTTCCAGCAACTGGTTGACCACCGCCGGACCTAAGCCCTCGATATTCATGGCCTCCCGGGAGACGAAGTGATTGATGGCCTCCCGGTTCTGGGCCGGGCAGAAACGATTGGGACAGCGCACAGCCACTTCCCCTTCCGGCCTTACTACTTTGCTACCACAGGCCGGACAGTGTTCGGGCATGACAAATTCCCGTTCCAGACCGCTGCGCTTTTCCTTCAACACTCTGACTACTTCAGGAATGATATCCCCGGCTTTATGAATCAGCACATGGTCCCCGATGCGTACATCCTTTTCCCGGATGATGTCCTGATTATGCAAACTGGCCCGGCTGACAGTACTGCCAGCCACAAACACCGGCCGCAAAACCGCCGTCGGTGTCAGCACCCCGGTACGCCCCACTGTGATTTCAATATCTTCTACCACTGTTTCCGCCTGCTCGGCCGGGAACTTGTAGGCAATAGCCCAGCGGGGACTTTTGGCGGTAAAGCCCAGGCGCTGCTGCTGGCTCAGCTTATTGACCTTGATCACCAGGCCATCAATATCATAGGGCAGCTGGTGGCGTAATACCGCCCATTCCTCTGCCAGAGCGATTACCTCTTCTATATCGCGGCAAAGGCGGCGCTGGGGATTGACCGGTAGGCCCAGCTGTTCCAGCCAGTCCAGGGCAGCGGCATGGGTGGAAATTTCCAGCCCTTCCGTCTGGGCCAGAGCATAAATGAAAACCGCCAGAGAGCGTTTGGCTGTCACTTTGGGATCCAGCTGGCGCAGAGAACCGGCCGCAGCATTGCGGGGATTGGCAAAAACCGGTTCACCATTGGCTTCCCGCTCAGCATTTAACCGGACAAACGCTTTTTTCGGCATGAAAGCCTCTCCCCGCACCTCCAGCAAGGGGGGAGCCTTGGGTAGTTCCAGGGGCAGAGTTTGAATGGTTTTGAGGTTTTCGGTAATATCCTCCCCTACTTCCCCATCCCCCCGGGTTGCTCCCTGCACAAACCGGCCCTGCTCATAGGTCAGAGCCACCGCCAGGCCGTCGATTTTGGCTTCCACCATGTATTCCGGGTCCTCTCCGCCCAGATTTTGTTTAACCCGGCGGTCAAAAGCCCGCAGCTCCTCGGCATTAAAGGCATTATCCAGGCTCAAAAGGGGAATGCGATGCCTGACCTGGCCAAAGGCTTTTAAAGGTTCTCCTCCTACCCTGCGGGTAGGCGAATCAGCCGTAATCAGCTCCGGATATTGCTCTTCCAGCTCCAGCAATTCCCGGTAGAGGGCGTCATATTCAGCGTCAGTCAATACGGGCTGGTCCAGCACATAATAGAGATAATTATGGCGGCGTATCTCCCGCCGCAATTCCTCAATGCGCCGGCGGGCGTGTTCCATATCCATACTCTCACCTCTTATCCCTTCAGCAAGGTGGCCGTCCAGGCAATTACCTGGGCCGCCGGTACAGTAATCAGCTGGGCGAATAGAGTGCCAGCTATCCGGCTGAATGACAGATATTTTACCATTACCGCCACTTCCTCCTCTTCCCTTACCCCGCGTAAGGCCTGGTCAGTGAGGGAAGCCACCTGGGGGTCAACGGCTGTGGCCAGGAACACGGTAGCGAAACCGTTGACAATGGCAGATAAAGTCACTGCAGTCGTGCTGAAGCGGGGATTCATGGCTCCGGCAAACATGGCCGACAGTACCCCGGTAGTTGCCAGGCCGGTAGCCAGGACATTCAGTAAAAAGACCTGGCCGGGCAAAGGCAATTTTTCCCCCTGGCGCACTTTGTTAATATGGCTTAAAGAAGGCGGCTTGATTTCCTTCAAACCCTGACGTAATTTGCCTGGATGTAAAAGCAACACTACCATTTTGGGCACTGAACCCACTTTTTCAAAAAGCAGAATCAAACGGCTGAAGATGCGGACAAAGCTGGGAACCAGTAAGGTTCCCAGCACTGTGCCTGCAAAAGCCGCCAGCAGCACCAGCCTGACTTTTACTGTCAGTCCGGCCAGGGTGGATTGATAGATGGCCAGGTGTTCCAGCTGGGTTTGTTCCAGTTTGCCCACTCCAGCAGTGATGGTATGAATGGCATCATCCACCAGACTGGCAAAGAGCGGGCCCTGGATGGTATTGGCCGTTGAGGCCAGCAAGAAAATCACATTCCAGAGGGAAAAAGCGATGGCCAGCCGTTTGGTCTTCACTCCCGCCAGACGGACGGAATAGGCTAAGGTGCTAATCAGATGCAAGAGGGCGGTAAAAATCATCACCACCCATAAGCGGCTTTCCATGGGCCTGGCCTCCTTAAAGGGTTTATTTACTCAAATGAGCCGTTAATGGCGGCACAACCTGTTTCTTGCGGGACATAACTCCAGGCAGATACATGGCCTGGTCGACAAGAGGCTGGCCAAAAGTTTCCTCCACCACCCGGCTTTCCGGGCCGGTGACCAGCAATTCGGTCCCTTCTTGCAGGATATCGGTAATCATCAGCAAGACCAAATCCAGGCCTTTCTCCTTGCGAATGGCCTCCATATCCGCCAGCAGTCCTGCTTTCAGCTGAGCCAGCTGAGAGAGGTCCATGGTTTCCACCTGGCCGATACCCAGGGTAAGGGGACCCATCTTGAATTCCTTGAAATCCTGATAAATGATTTCCTCATTGGTCCGCCCCACCAGGCTGGTACCGGCTTTATACATCTCCAAACCAAACTGGTCTATATCTACCCCGGCAATTTCCGCCAGCCAGCGGGCGGTTTCCTCATCCCGTTTGGTGCAGGTGGGGGATTTGAACAGCACAGTATCAGAGAGGATAGCTCCCAGCATCAACCCCGCCATGGTCCTGGGGATTTCCACTCCTGATTCCCGGTACATGCCAGCGACAATGGTCGCAGTACAGCCCACCGGTTCATTGCGGAAAAAGATGGGTTGACCGGTCTGGATATCCCCCACCCGGTGGTGGTCAATGACTTCCAGGATTTCCGCCTGTTCCAGGCCATCAACAGCCTGACTCTTTTCATTATGGTCCACTAAAATCACTTTCTTGCGGGACAGGGCCAGCAAATGATAACGGGAGACTACCCCGAGGAAGCGGTTATTTTCATCCACTACCGGGTAATTGCGGTAACGGGTTTCCAGCATTACCTTTTTGGCTTCATCTGCCAG
This region includes:
- a CDS encoding energy-coupling factor ABC transporter permease, whose protein sequence is MHIPDGFLSPGVWVPAAAISTGALGYSIKQAQASLKERQIPVLGIMSAFIFAGQMVNFPVAGGTSGHLLGAALATSLLGPWSASLILATVLIIQSLFFQDGGITALGANILNMAVIGVGTAWLMENSLKKLRLPAGVSNFLAGWVSVMAAAVAASLELAISGTIPLAKVLPAMAFWHALIGIGEGMLTAVAVNFVFKNRLVYEVEQEKAGWEA
- the ligA gene encoding NAD-dependent DNA ligase LigA; the protein is MEHARRRIEELRREIRRHNYLYYVLDQPVLTDAEYDALYRELLELEEQYPELITADSPTRRVGGEPLKAFGQVRHRIPLLSLDNAFNAEELRAFDRRVKQNLGGEDPEYMVEAKIDGLAVALTYEQGRFVQGATRGDGEVGEDITENLKTIQTLPLELPKAPPLLEVRGEAFMPKKAFVRLNAEREANGEPVFANPRNAAAGSLRQLDPKVTAKRSLAVFIYALAQTEGLEISTHAAALDWLEQLGLPVNPQRRLCRDIEEVIALAEEWAVLRHQLPYDIDGLVIKVNKLSQQQRLGFTAKSPRWAIAYKFPAEQAETVVEDIEITVGRTGVLTPTAVLRPVFVAGSTVSRASLHNQDIIREKDVRIGDHVLIHKAGDIIPEVVRVLKEKRSGLEREFVMPEHCPACGSKVVRPEGEVAVRCPNRFCPAQNREAINHFVSREAMNIEGLGPAVVNQLLEAGLIRDAADLYNLREEDLLPLERMGKKSAQNLLQAIAASKERGLGPLLFALGIRHVGAKAAKTLARHFGSMEKLAAATQEELQQIPEVGPKMAEAIVQFFADEHNRNLLNKLKAAGVKMEEDADPVTVDNLPLAGQTVVITGTLSRMGRKEAEALVEQLGGKASSSVSKKTSFVVAGENPGSKLEKARALGIPVLSEEEFWQKISN
- a CDS encoding lipid II flippase Amj family protein, yielding MESRLWVVMIFTALLHLISTLAYSVRLAGVKTKRLAIAFSLWNVIFLLASTANTIQGPLFASLVDDAIHTITAGVGKLEQTQLEHLAIYQSTLAGLTVKVRLVLLAAFAGTVLGTLLVPSFVRIFSRLILLFEKVGSVPKMVVLLLHPGKLRQGLKEIKPPSLSHINKVRQGEKLPLPGQVFLLNVLATGLATTGVLSAMFAGAMNPRFSTTAVTLSAIVNGFATVFLATAVDPQVASLTDQALRGVREEEEVAVMVKYLSFSRIAGTLFAQLITVPAAQVIAWTATLLKG
- a CDS encoding putative manganese-dependent inorganic diphosphatase, which encodes MSKPVYVIGHKNPDTDSICSAIAYAYLKNALGGGEYQAARAGKLHLETQFVLDYFGVEAPPLLTDVKARVEDMLNGDTPVAVLPGTPLREVGILTRTHNIKTIPIVDEQNHFLGLVTLGDIAHKYMQELGLENLGKMHVTLGNIIRTLNGQLLSGPAESTELTGNVIIGAMAAQTMADYISPGDVVILGNREEAQLTALAREAACLIITCGYTVSDRVRAEAEKRGAALVSVPHDTFAAARLINMSAPVSSLMRPASDCIVFQADDLADEAKKVMLETRYRNYPVVDENNRFLGVVSRYHLLALSRKKVILVDHNEKSQAVDGLEQAEILEVIDHHRVGDIQTGQPIFFRNEPVGCTATIVAGMYRESGVEIPRTMAGLMLGAILSDTVLFKSPTCTKRDEETARWLAEIAGVDIDQFGLEMYKAGTSLVGRTNEEIIYQDFKEFKMGPLTLGIGQVETMDLSQLAQLKAGLLADMEAIRKEKGLDLVLLMITDILQEGTELLVTGPESRVVEETFGQPLVDQAMYLPGVMSRKKQVVPPLTAHLSK